The following DNA comes from Vicinamibacterales bacterium.
TCCCGGTCCGCGCCGAAGAGTTGGGGTTCGCGGCCGCGCTGAATACGACCGTCCCGTTGCCGGTGCCGCTCCCGGCGGCCGTGATCGTCAACCAGCTGGCGTTGCTGGTCGCCGTCCACGCGCAACCGGCGCCGGCCACCAGGCCCACCGAACTCATGCCGCCCGTGCCGGACATCGACTGACTGGTCGGCGACACCGAGTACGAGCAGCCCGCCGCGGCGGCTTCGTTGACGGTGAAGGTGGTTCCGGCGATCGTCAGCGTGCCGCTGCGTGCGGTGGTGCTGGTGTTGGCTGCGGCGCTGAAGCTGACGGTGCCGTTGCCGGTGCCGCTCGCGCCGCCTGTGACGCTCAGCCAGGTGGCGTTGCTCGTGGCGGTCCAGGCGCAGCCGGTGCCGGCGGTGACGCCGCTGCTGCCGGTACCGCCGGCCGCCGCCATCGATTGACTGGTCGGCGAGATCGAATACGTGCAGGCGGCGGCCGCTTCGTTGACGGTGAAGGTGGCGCCCGCGATCGTCAGTGTCCCGCTGCGCGCGGTGGTGCTCGTGTTGGCCGCGGCGCTGAAGCCGACGGTGCCGTTGCCGGTGCCGCTCCCGCCGGAGGTGACGGCCAGCCAGGTGTCGTTGCTCGCCGCCGTCCACGCGCAGGCGGTGCCGGCGGTGACGGCGCTGCTGCCGGTTCCGCCGGCCGCGGCCATCGACTGACTGGTTGGCGACACCGAGTACGAGCAGCCCGCCGCGGCGGCTTCATTGACGGTGAAGGTGGCGCCCGCGACCGTCAGTGTCCCGCTGCGCGCGGTGGTGCTCGTGTTGGCCGCCGCGCTGAAGCTGACGGTGCCGTTGCCGGTGCCGCTCGCGCCTGCGGTGACGCTCAGCCAGGTGGTGTTGCTCGTCGCGGTCCACGCGCAGCCCGCGCCTGCGGTGACGCCGCTGCTGCCGGTGCCGCCGGCCGCCGCCATCGATTGACTGGTCGGCGAAATCGAATACGTGCAGCTCGCCGCAGCCTGCGTGATCGTGAAGGTGTTGTCCGCGATCGTCAGGGTGCCGCTGCGCGCCGAAGTCGTGGTGTTCGCTGCGACCGCATAGCCCACCGTCCCGTTGGCCGTTCCCGTTCCTCCGGTTGTGATCGTGATCCAGGTGGCATTGCTCAACGTCGACCAGGGGCAGGCCGATGTGACGCTCACGCTGCCGGTGGCGCCGGCCGATCCGACGCTGACAGTCCCTGGCGAGATCGTTGCCGTCCCGCACGACGAGGTGAGCATGAAGGTGTTCGACGTGGCGCCGGGCGTCGAGCCGCCCGGTCCGTTGGCCGTGACCACCGACGTGTAGGTGACGCCGGCCTGCAGCGGCGTCGAGAGCAGCGGGAGAAACGCGACGCGCATGTAGCCGTCGGTTTCGGGCGTCGGTTTGCCGAGGTTCGCGGTCG
Coding sequences within:
- a CDS encoding BACON domain-containing carbohydrate-binding protein is translated as MSLLLAVITLCAAPVPIAQAQSIVDGQRVEFLPSPDNAALGTDGTPVVQGYSLSVSVSGSTTIVATANLGKPTPETDGYMRVAFLPLLSTPLQAGVTYTSVVTANGPGGSTPGATSNTFMLTSSCGTATISPGTVSVGSAGATGSVSVTSACPWSTLSNATWITITTGGTGTANGTVGYAVAANTTTSARSGTLTIADNTFTITQAAASCTYSISPTSQSMAAAGGTGSSGVTAGAGCAWTATSNTTWLSVTAGASGTGNGTVSFSAAANTSTTARSGTLTVAGATFTVNEAAAAGCSYSVSPTSQSMAAAGGTGSSAVTAGTACAWTAASNDTWLAVTSGGSGTGNGTVGFSAAANTSTTARSGTLTIAGATFTVNEAAAACTYSISPTSQSMAAAGGTGSSGVTAGTGCAWTATSNATWLSVTGGASGTGNGTVSFSAAANTSTTARSGTLTIAGTTFTVNEAAAAGCSYSVSPTSQSMSGTGGMSSVGLVAGAGCAWTATSNASWLTITAAGSGTGNGTVVFSAAANPNSSARTG